A region from the Bacteroidota bacterium genome encodes:
- the rplC gene encoding 50S ribosomal protein L3, with translation MKGIIGKKIGMTHYFGEEGKVISCTVIEAGPCVVVQKKTDDTDGYSAVQLGFDEMKERNSNKAQAGHFKKSNAKHMRKIKEFRNFDLDKNVGDNITCDIFTEGEKVSVVSTSKGKGFQGVVKRHNFSGVGMRTHGQHDRHRAPGSIGSSSYPSRVFKGMKMAGHMGSDTVKMRNIKIAKIISDKNLILLNGSVPGSKGSYVIIER, from the coding sequence ATGAAAGGGATCATAGGAAAAAAAATAGGCATGACGCACTACTTCGGTGAAGAGGGGAAAGTAATTTCCTGCACCGTGATAGAAGCTGGACCATGCGTAGTTGTGCAAAAGAAAACTGACGATACGGATGGCTACAGTGCTGTTCAGTTAGGTTTTGATGAAATGAAAGAAAGAAATTCAAATAAGGCTCAGGCCGGTCACTTCAAAAAATCAAACGCAAAACACATGCGTAAGATAAAGGAGTTCCGCAATTTTGATCTGGATAAAAATGTAGGAGATAATATTACCTGCGACATTTTTACTGAAGGAGAAAAAGTGAGTGTTGTTAGTACTTCTAAAGGAAAAGGATTTCAGGGTGTAGTTAAACGTCACAATTTCAGTGGTGTTGGTATGCGCACACACGGTCAGCACGATCGTCACCGCGCACCGGGTTCCATCGGTTCATCATCATATCCTTCCAGAGTATTCAAAGGAATGAAAATGGCAGGTCACATGGGAAGCGACACCGTTAAAATGCGCAACATCAAAATAGCAAAAATTATTTCTGACAAGAATCTGATACTTTTAAACGGATCTGTTCCGGGAAGTAAAGGATCTTATGTAATAATCGAGAGATAA
- the rplW gene encoding 50S ribosomal protein L23, whose translation MAKRILIKPLITEKTTKLTEANGTYGFVVGMDANKIEIKNAVEKNYSVSVEHVRTITDNGKFGWKRTPFGISQGTKGRMKKAYITLKKGETIDFFSTI comes from the coding sequence ATGGCAAAGAGAATATTAATCAAACCGCTCATCACCGAAAAAACCACGAAGCTTACTGAAGCGAATGGCACTTATGGTTTTGTAGTGGGAATGGATGCCAATAAAATAGAGATCAAAAATGCTGTGGAAAAAAACTACAGTGTTAGTGTAGAGCATGTAAGAACGATTACCGACAATGGTAAATTCGGCTGGAAAAGAACACCGTTCGGAATCAGTCAGGGCACCAAAGGACGTATGAAGAAAGCATACATCACTCTAAAAAAAGGCGAAACAATTGATTTTTTCAGCACAATTTAA